The proteins below are encoded in one region of Tautonia rosea:
- the atpF gene encoding F0F1 ATP synthase subunit B yields MLRRKLSAFGPLMTTLITLTAIWIGGHVSAVAAPPFEDTAQADATHEGEPHGDTHAASEGEINILAAESSLAIYTVIVFFLLLVLLYRFAWGPISKALEDREQSLESAFREAENARAEAAALLEQHRKQMEQVQDQVRQIMDEANRKAETAYQERLSQARSDAEATVERATREISAAKDQAVAELYERSADLAVTVAGQVLRREISGDEHRRLIEVASQELQSVGPNGRGGLS; encoded by the coding sequence ATGCTCCGGCGCAAGCTATCGGCCTTCGGGCCACTGATGACAACACTGATCACCCTTACGGCAATCTGGATTGGTGGTCACGTTTCGGCAGTTGCCGCACCGCCTTTCGAGGATACGGCTCAGGCGGACGCTACTCATGAAGGCGAGCCGCACGGCGACACTCACGCCGCAAGCGAAGGTGAGATAAATATCCTCGCTGCTGAATCTTCTCTTGCGATTTACACGGTTATTGTCTTTTTCCTGCTCCTGGTCTTGCTCTACCGATTTGCTTGGGGACCGATCTCCAAGGCACTTGAAGATCGCGAGCAATCGCTGGAATCTGCGTTCCGAGAGGCAGAGAACGCTCGGGCTGAGGCAGCTGCCTTACTCGAACAGCATCGCAAGCAAATGGAACAGGTCCAGGATCAGGTCCGACAGATCATGGACGAAGCCAACCGCAAAGCCGAGACGGCATACCAGGAACGACTCAGCCAGGCTCGTTCTGATGCGGAAGCAACGGTCGAGCGAGCCACCCGAGAAATTTCGGCGGCCAAGGATCAGGCAGTTGCTGAACTGTACGAACGTTCGGCCGATCTTGCAGTCACGGTCGCCGGGCAGGTCCTTCGGCGAGAAATCTCGGGGGATGAGCATCGTCGCCTGATCGAGGTGGCTTCTCAGGAACTCCAGTCAGTCGGTCCTAATGGTCGAGGAGGACTCAGTTGA
- the atpC gene encoding ATP synthase F1 subunit epsilon → MSTTAALIEPQEPFDTPPGNPVKKEHHGVRCLVVTPEATVLDDVAEFVALPLFDGELGVLPGRTPLIGRLGFGALRLRTGTLERRYFVDGGFAQVRDDVVTILTSRAMPVEKIDLNVAHQELDSAKSRKATSSLDLADKARAEGRARALIRLAETSKS, encoded by the coding sequence ATGTCCACGACTGCGGCCCTGATCGAACCCCAGGAACCGTTTGATACTCCTCCGGGCAATCCGGTGAAAAAGGAACATCACGGTGTTCGCTGTTTGGTAGTGACTCCCGAGGCAACTGTTCTCGACGATGTTGCCGAGTTTGTTGCACTCCCCCTGTTTGATGGGGAACTCGGAGTCTTGCCAGGTCGCACTCCGCTGATCGGTCGTCTCGGATTTGGGGCGCTGCGTCTGCGGACAGGGACCTTGGAACGTCGTTACTTTGTGGACGGTGGATTTGCTCAGGTTCGCGACGATGTGGTCACCATTCTTACTTCTCGTGCCATGCCGGTTGAGAAAATCGACCTGAACGTTGCTCATCAAGAGCTTGATTCGGCGAAATCGAGGAAAGCCACCTCGTCACTCGATCTGGCTGACAAGGCTCGAGCCGAGGGACGAGCCAGGGCCCTCATTCGTCTGGCAGAGACCTCAAAAAGTTAA
- the atpB gene encoding F0F1 ATP synthase subunit A produces the protein MADEHNPLDHVIDHPTLEIPFLGELDLPVLFGIQVTRFMVMEAVAALLMLAIFIPLARHAARQKVTRGRLLNVFEAILVFIRDKVARPAIGHHHADQFLPYLWTVFFFVLICNLLGMIPGGASATGNINVTATLALMTLGAVVVAGVKEMGPAGFLKNLVPHMDVPWIMKPFLWPLMFVIEVAGLLIRHVVLSVRLFANMLAGHIVLAVILGFTLTVSEAALYIKGPVIAASVGGVVLLSLLELFVAFLQAYIFTFLSALFIGAAVHSH, from the coding sequence ATGGCCGACGAACACAATCCACTCGACCACGTTATAGATCACCCGACGCTCGAAATCCCGTTCCTTGGAGAACTGGATTTGCCTGTCCTGTTCGGGATTCAGGTGACGCGGTTCATGGTCATGGAAGCGGTCGCCGCGCTTTTGATGCTCGCGATCTTCATTCCGCTTGCTCGTCATGCGGCCCGTCAGAAGGTGACTCGAGGCCGTCTCTTGAACGTCTTCGAAGCGATTCTCGTCTTCATTCGAGACAAAGTGGCCAGACCAGCCATTGGCCATCATCATGCGGATCAGTTCTTGCCCTATCTCTGGACCGTTTTTTTCTTTGTGCTGATCTGCAACTTGCTGGGAATGATTCCCGGCGGGGCTTCAGCCACGGGAAATATCAACGTCACGGCGACGCTGGCTCTGATGACGCTCGGAGCTGTTGTTGTGGCGGGCGTCAAGGAGATGGGGCCGGCTGGTTTCCTGAAAAACCTTGTGCCGCATATGGACGTACCCTGGATCATGAAGCCGTTTCTCTGGCCGCTGATGTTCGTCATCGAGGTGGCTGGCCTCTTGATCCGGCACGTGGTGCTCTCGGTACGACTATTTGCGAACATGCTCGCTGGCCACATTGTGCTGGCGGTGATCCTTGGCTTCACCCTGACGGTGTCGGAGGCTGCCCTCTACATCAAAGGGCCTGTCATTGCCGCCAGCGTCGGCGGTGTGGTGTTGCTAAGCCTGCTCGAACTATTCGTCGCGTTCCTGCAGGCATATATTTTCACCTTCTTGTCGGCGTTGTTTATCGGTGCGGCCGTCCACTCGCATTGA
- the atpG gene encoding ATP synthase F1 subunit gamma, whose product MAKARAIIKRRKSVQNIKKITRTMELIATARFRKALDRATEAESYTRKIAEIVSDLSETSSTQVTHPLLEQRDPVRRVGMLVLTSNRGLAGSYNGNVLRLATRNYEEFQGTGTTPLLEVSGKRGISFLRFRRIAVDTTYTQFEDRPQFDEVEILANRYLGMFLRGEIDRFEVVYTKFVSASRQNPVSETLLPMTVDRASEDLSRHPRQGPNGALTRARTPYEFLPEPESILEEIVPASFKVRLFKCFLDAAVSEQIMRMIAMRGATENADEMVKTLTRQYNRARQSQITRELSEIIGGAAALG is encoded by the coding sequence ATGGCCAAGGCCCGAGCGATCATCAAACGCCGCAAGTCGGTCCAGAATATCAAGAAAATTACGCGGACGATGGAGTTGATCGCCACGGCCCGCTTTCGAAAAGCCTTGGACCGTGCAACGGAGGCTGAATCGTACACCCGGAAGATTGCCGAGATTGTCAGTGATCTGAGTGAGACGTCATCCACTCAGGTGACTCATCCCTTGCTGGAACAACGCGATCCTGTTCGTCGAGTTGGCATGCTCGTCTTGACTAGCAATCGCGGGCTAGCGGGCAGCTATAATGGCAATGTGCTTCGCCTTGCGACCCGAAATTACGAAGAGTTTCAAGGAACAGGCACGACTCCACTGCTCGAAGTATCAGGGAAACGAGGTATCAGCTTCCTCCGCTTTCGCCGAATCGCGGTTGACACAACCTACACGCAATTTGAGGATCGTCCTCAGTTTGATGAAGTGGAGATTTTGGCAAACCGCTATCTCGGGATGTTTCTTCGGGGCGAAATCGACCGATTTGAGGTTGTCTACACAAAATTCGTTTCAGCCTCTCGCCAGAACCCAGTGAGCGAAACGCTGCTTCCTATGACTGTGGATCGTGCGAGTGAGGATCTTAGTCGTCACCCTCGACAGGGTCCCAATGGAGCCCTCACCCGAGCTCGAACGCCTTACGAATTTCTGCCGGAACCGGAAAGCATTCTTGAGGAGATTGTTCCGGCATCGTTCAAGGTCAGACTCTTCAAGTGTTTCCTCGATGCCGCCGTCAGTGAACAGATTATGCGCATGATCGCAATGCGGGGCGCCACAGAAAACGCCGACGAGATGGTCAAGACACTGACTCGTCAATATAACCGTGCCCGGCAATCGCAGATTACACGAGAGTTGTCTGAGATCATCGGTGGTGCCGCAGCGCTTGGTTGA
- the atpA gene encoding F0F1 ATP synthase subunit alpha produces MKFRSDEITSLIQREIQEFRADVDRVEVGRVLEVGDGIARIHGLSGIMAGEVVAFENGIRGMALNLEESSVGVIILGDFKQIREGQTATATGELLSVPVGDGMVGRVVNPLGIPIDDGGPILSDSSRMVFSSAPGIAERQPVDEPLQTGIKAIDSMIPIGRGQRELIIGDRKTGKTAVAIDTILNQKGQGVICVYVAIAQKESTTAQLVDILRREGAMDYTIVVAAGASDPAPLAHIAPYAGCAMAEYFMYEKGMATLCVYDDLSKQAVAYRELSLLLRRPPGREAYPGDVFYIHSSLLERSAKLAEKYVIVPETAPTENSSDPVTESWGVNGKVYVGVPGKEEAEHDLKANYSTGHKIAKTAKSGGSLTALPLIETLEGEVSAYIPTNVISITDGQIYLQPDLFFAGVRPAVDVGISVSRVGGKAQVPAMKKVAGGLRLDLAAFRELEAFAQIGTELDKATQQQLDRGYRMVELLKQPQYQPMNVADQVMSIFAGSEGFLDSLPVSQVQQFEQEFLRFMATEKKEIRDRLVQEKKLTDEIVTGLRAALEEFRTRYSMAHPQHTSGAAATVASV; encoded by the coding sequence ATGAAATTCCGATCCGACGAGATCACCTCACTTATCCAGCGCGAGATCCAGGAGTTCCGGGCCGACGTCGACCGGGTTGAAGTCGGCCGAGTGCTCGAAGTCGGTGACGGTATTGCTCGAATTCACGGCCTCTCTGGCATCATGGCCGGCGAGGTTGTTGCTTTCGAGAACGGGATTCGAGGCATGGCCCTGAATCTTGAAGAATCCTCGGTGGGTGTGATCATCCTCGGGGATTTCAAGCAGATTCGCGAAGGCCAGACGGCGACGGCTACCGGAGAATTGTTGAGCGTACCGGTTGGCGATGGCATGGTCGGGCGGGTTGTCAACCCGCTCGGAATTCCAATCGACGATGGCGGCCCAATCCTTTCCGACTCGAGTCGAATGGTCTTTTCTTCCGCTCCGGGCATCGCTGAGCGGCAACCGGTCGACGAACCGTTGCAGACGGGGATCAAGGCCATCGATTCGATGATCCCGATCGGCCGAGGTCAGCGAGAGTTGATCATCGGCGACCGAAAGACCGGCAAGACTGCCGTGGCGATCGACACGATCTTGAATCAGAAGGGCCAAGGGGTCATCTGCGTTTACGTGGCGATCGCCCAGAAGGAATCGACCACCGCTCAGCTGGTCGACATTCTTCGACGTGAAGGTGCGATGGATTACACCATCGTGGTCGCCGCCGGAGCGAGCGATCCGGCTCCTCTGGCGCATATTGCTCCCTACGCGGGATGCGCCATGGCCGAGTACTTCATGTATGAGAAAGGCATGGCGACCCTCTGCGTTTACGACGACCTGTCGAAACAGGCAGTCGCGTATCGTGAGCTGTCCCTCCTGCTTCGACGTCCCCCAGGCCGTGAGGCCTATCCGGGCGACGTGTTTTATATCCATTCCAGCCTTCTTGAGCGCTCAGCCAAGCTGGCAGAAAAATACGTCATAGTTCCGGAGACGGCTCCGACAGAGAACTCGTCCGACCCTGTTACCGAATCTTGGGGTGTGAACGGGAAGGTCTACGTTGGCGTCCCTGGTAAAGAAGAGGCTGAGCACGATCTGAAGGCGAACTACTCCACCGGACACAAAATCGCCAAGACCGCGAAATCCGGAGGCTCGCTGACAGCACTCCCCTTGATCGAGACTCTTGAGGGAGAGGTCTCGGCCTATATTCCCACAAATGTCATCTCGATTACGGATGGTCAGATCTATCTTCAACCGGACTTGTTCTTTGCCGGTGTCCGGCCCGCCGTGGATGTCGGCATTTCGGTTTCCCGTGTGGGCGGCAAAGCTCAGGTACCGGCCATGAAGAAGGTTGCCGGCGGGCTTCGGCTTGACCTGGCCGCCTTCCGAGAGCTGGAGGCCTTTGCTCAGATCGGCACTGAGCTTGACAAGGCAACCCAGCAACAACTTGATCGCGGGTATCGGATGGTGGAGTTGCTAAAGCAACCACAATATCAGCCAATGAACGTCGCTGATCAAGTCATGAGCATCTTTGCTGGTTCCGAAGGTTTCCTGGACAGCCTACCCGTTTCTCAGGTTCAGCAATTCGAGCAGGAGTTCTTACGGTTCATGGCGACCGAGAAGAAGGAGATTCGGGACCGCTTGGTGCAGGAGAAGAAGCTCACCGACGAAATTGTCACCGGACTTCGAGCAGCCCTGGAGGAATTCCGGACACGCTACTCAATGGCGCATCCCCAGCACACATCAGGGGCAGCTGCTACGGTCGCTTCAGTCTAA
- the atpD gene encoding F0F1 ATP synthase subunit beta → MATATATGRITQVIGSTFDAEFDEGYLPEIYSALKVQTEVKGVSVNLTGEVQQHLGGNRVRCVALGSTDGLVRGMDVIDTGAPVSVPVGTETLGRVFNLLGEPIDGRGPVPAKEQWPIHRPAPSFDQLSPKTEVFETGIKVIDLLTPFVRGGKIGLFGGAGLGKTVILQELIARIAKVHSGYAVFAGVGERTREGNDLWLEMQETKTGTGDDAKSVIDSTVMFFGQMNEPPGARLRVALSALTNAEWFRDATGAETLLFVDNIFRFSQAGSEVSALLGRMPSNVGYQPTLATEMGALQERITSTTKGAITSVQAVYVPADDLTDPAPATTFGFLDAFIVLARSISEKGIYPAVDPLGSTSRILDPQFIGVEHYEVSRRVQSILQRYRELRDIIAILGIDELSEEDKVIVHRARRIERFLSQPFFVAEVFTGKAGKYTPLADTIRSFKELCDGKWDHLPESAFLYVGAIEEAEEQANRMAR, encoded by the coding sequence ATGGCCACCGCCACCGCAACCGGACGGATCACACAGGTTATTGGCTCAACTTTCGACGCTGAGTTTGATGAGGGCTATCTGCCTGAGATTTACTCTGCCCTGAAAGTTCAGACCGAGGTGAAGGGCGTCTCGGTGAACCTGACTGGCGAGGTTCAGCAACACCTCGGTGGCAACCGTGTGCGTTGTGTTGCCCTCGGAAGTACCGATGGTCTGGTCCGGGGCATGGACGTCATTGATACAGGAGCACCTGTGAGTGTTCCTGTCGGGACGGAAACGCTTGGCCGAGTGTTTAACTTGCTGGGTGAACCGATCGATGGTCGAGGCCCGGTCCCGGCAAAGGAACAGTGGCCGATTCACCGACCCGCTCCGTCGTTTGATCAACTTTCCCCGAAGACCGAAGTCTTTGAAACCGGAATCAAGGTCATTGATTTGCTGACTCCGTTTGTGCGGGGTGGCAAGATCGGTTTGTTCGGCGGTGCAGGCTTAGGCAAGACGGTGATTCTGCAGGAGCTTATTGCTCGAATCGCAAAGGTCCACAGCGGCTATGCGGTTTTTGCCGGGGTAGGTGAACGAACCCGCGAAGGCAACGACCTTTGGCTCGAAATGCAGGAGACAAAAACCGGTACTGGCGACGATGCCAAATCGGTCATTGACAGCACCGTGATGTTCTTTGGGCAGATGAACGAGCCCCCCGGCGCCCGACTCCGCGTCGCGTTGTCCGCCTTGACCAACGCGGAATGGTTCCGAGACGCGACAGGAGCCGAGACGCTATTGTTCGTCGACAATATCTTCCGATTCAGCCAGGCGGGTTCCGAGGTGTCGGCCTTGCTAGGTCGGATGCCGTCGAATGTCGGCTACCAACCGACCCTGGCCACCGAAATGGGAGCCTTGCAGGAACGGATTACTTCGACCACGAAGGGGGCGATTACCTCGGTTCAAGCTGTTTATGTCCCGGCCGACGACTTGACGGACCCGGCTCCAGCCACGACCTTCGGCTTCCTTGACGCCTTTATCGTGCTGGCCCGTTCGATTTCGGAGAAGGGAATTTATCCGGCAGTCGATCCGCTTGGCTCAACAAGCCGAATTCTCGACCCGCAGTTCATCGGTGTCGAACACTACGAGGTTTCCCGACGGGTCCAATCGATCCTTCAGCGCTACCGAGAACTTCGTGATATTATCGCGATTCTCGGCATCGACGAACTCTCCGAGGAAGATAAAGTCATTGTTCATCGTGCTCGACGGATCGAACGGTTCCTCTCGCAACCGTTCTTCGTTGCAGAGGTGTTCACCGGTAAAGCTGGCAAATATACGCCTCTTGCTGACACGATTCGCAGCTTCAAGGAATTGTGCGACGGCAAGTGGGATCATCTGCCCGAGAGCGCTTTCCTCTATGTTGGTGCGATCGAAGAAGCCGAGGAACAGGCGAACCGGATGGCTCGCTAA
- a CDS encoding outer membrane protein assembly factor BamB family protein gives MLSSPVVLILVLTLVILVSLGFGLFGIIREMAADRAFAKARESFENAEYRNAIERFDLYVENYPRHAHVSEARVLSALSEVRQFTTGSNPAWANALAAAESMYQNLREEPAYPNVKADLAGAVLDVTNGLLDRAQRLADAQALHLAENAVALHDRIGGSAAMLARERTKVPTRLEEARASVLKAKARETALASMDAALGAGDPDATYSARDTLVTQYSDLADDPEVISRLRSANELIRSRISVDLTRVSASDDPRPDPLGPPTSLVLRSSMEPAGKSPSLVYALADGFAYALDAANGAPIWHVAVGLDCPFPPVPIPGAGGDVLVFDPRENDLVRLSGSDGRLVWRQNLGESVVDPPLILGNQLAQPTVGGRLMLMNLVNGDRQAAVDLGRKLSKTPVADELGRHYYVLADAAVAFVIQRDPVECVAVEYVGHEPGSAACPPARLGNYLLVSENRRPESGRWSLFQIESEGTRLRLRQRVPHVGWTWDTPASSGQVIWAVSDRGSIDAYAIGPYEEENPLRLIARIEPEGSRLGPTFTYARTDRELWVASARSARYDLEPQEAKLSTVWTLSQAGAAVAPPQIRDRQMILTQAPDRGRGATLWSVDPLDGRVAWRTVLGTPWPTPPEPSPGRRELASLSGDGSRLLIPLEDLQSGGFVVEPIPRPGDRRLPVGQLQRMDVGQATLILPSPDTDHLLIREQDGPDLTRVTLPSPLSARPLAWENDLLVPGIDGRVYLIEPTTGGPVADPLLPTFTGDGPISWLDPVPIGIDAIALADREGVVRRVIKDDGDRPRLAIEAEVTLGQPLVAPPGSTGDTVILATADGWIRALASRDLSPAGAWELDAPVALGPYTDLDSGTVFVADASGKVIAFGLGGERLWTIDLEGDTLSGAPIIEGEDVWLLTLGGTLHLRSRTDGMPLNRFELTPLPASGPRPIDHSMVIPSSPGTLRLLRSSDNQDAAN, from the coding sequence GTGCTCTCTTCTCCGGTGGTCCTCATCCTGGTCCTTACTCTGGTCATTCTCGTTTCACTCGGGTTCGGCCTCTTTGGGATCATCCGAGAGATGGCCGCTGATCGTGCCTTCGCCAAGGCCAGAGAAAGCTTCGAAAACGCCGAATATCGGAACGCAATTGAGCGATTTGACCTCTACGTCGAGAACTATCCCCGTCATGCCCACGTCTCTGAGGCGCGAGTCCTAAGCGCCTTGTCCGAGGTCCGGCAATTCACCACGGGGAGTAATCCCGCATGGGCGAATGCCCTGGCCGCTGCGGAGTCGATGTACCAGAACCTCAGGGAAGAACCTGCCTATCCCAACGTGAAAGCGGACCTCGCCGGAGCGGTCCTGGATGTGACGAACGGTCTGCTCGATCGAGCCCAACGACTTGCCGATGCTCAGGCCCTTCACCTCGCCGAGAACGCCGTTGCACTCCACGATCGCATCGGGGGTTCCGCAGCCATGCTGGCCCGAGAACGCACGAAGGTGCCAACCCGATTGGAGGAGGCTCGTGCCTCGGTTCTCAAGGCCAAGGCTCGTGAAACCGCCCTTGCTTCGATGGACGCAGCCCTCGGCGCTGGTGACCCGGATGCGACCTACTCCGCCCGAGATACACTGGTCACGCAATATTCCGATCTGGCCGACGATCCCGAAGTCATCTCACGACTCCGATCTGCTAATGAACTAATCCGTTCCAGAATCTCGGTTGACCTTACCCGGGTGAGTGCGTCCGATGATCCCCGACCCGACCCACTCGGCCCTCCCACCTCTCTCGTCCTTCGCTCCTCGATGGAACCAGCGGGGAAATCCCCTTCACTCGTTTATGCCCTGGCTGATGGTTTCGCCTACGCGCTCGATGCCGCGAATGGTGCGCCCATCTGGCATGTCGCTGTAGGCCTCGATTGCCCGTTTCCCCCGGTTCCGATTCCCGGCGCGGGCGGAGATGTTCTCGTGTTTGATCCTCGAGAGAACGATCTGGTTCGCCTCTCGGGCAGTGATGGTCGACTTGTTTGGCGTCAGAATCTGGGCGAATCGGTGGTCGACCCTCCGTTGATCCTCGGAAATCAGCTGGCACAGCCGACCGTGGGCGGTCGCTTGATGCTGATGAATCTTGTCAATGGCGATCGACAGGCCGCGGTTGATCTGGGGCGAAAACTTTCCAAAACTCCCGTCGCGGATGAGCTGGGTCGTCACTATTACGTCCTGGCGGACGCGGCGGTTGCCTTCGTGATCCAGCGTGATCCCGTCGAGTGCGTTGCCGTCGAGTACGTTGGTCACGAGCCCGGCTCTGCGGCGTGCCCACCCGCTCGATTGGGGAACTACTTGCTCGTTTCGGAAAACCGTCGCCCCGAATCGGGACGCTGGTCGCTTTTCCAAATCGAATCCGAGGGAACCCGACTCCGTCTCCGTCAGCGAGTCCCGCATGTTGGGTGGACCTGGGATACTCCGGCATCCTCCGGTCAGGTTATCTGGGCCGTTAGTGATCGAGGAAGCATTGATGCGTACGCGATCGGGCCCTACGAAGAGGAAAACCCGCTTCGCTTGATTGCTCGGATCGAGCCTGAAGGATCGAGACTTGGTCCTACATTTACCTATGCTCGGACGGACCGAGAACTCTGGGTCGCCTCAGCCCGATCTGCCCGCTATGACCTGGAGCCCCAGGAAGCAAAACTCTCGACGGTCTGGACACTCTCTCAGGCAGGAGCAGCGGTCGCTCCTCCCCAGATTCGCGACAGGCAGATGATCTTAACTCAGGCACCCGATCGAGGACGCGGAGCGACGCTCTGGTCCGTCGACCCACTCGATGGAAGAGTTGCCTGGAGAACGGTTCTCGGGACTCCCTGGCCTACTCCTCCGGAACCCTCTCCCGGTCGTCGAGAACTTGCCTCGCTTTCCGGAGATGGAAGCCGTCTGCTGATTCCGCTCGAAGACCTTCAGTCTGGGGGGTTTGTCGTCGAGCCAATCCCCAGACCCGGTGACCGCCGACTTCCTGTGGGGCAACTCCAACGGATGGATGTCGGGCAGGCGACTTTGATCCTCCCGTCGCCTGATACGGATCATCTCTTGATTCGGGAGCAAGACGGGCCTGATCTGACCCGAGTCACGCTTCCTTCCCCTCTCAGCGCTCGTCCCTTGGCCTGGGAGAACGACCTACTAGTACCCGGCATTGATGGTCGAGTTTATTTGATCGAGCCTACGACGGGAGGCCCCGTGGCTGACCCGCTCTTACCGACCTTCACTGGAGATGGCCCGATCTCATGGCTTGACCCGGTGCCAATCGGAATCGATGCCATTGCCCTCGCTGACCGAGAGGGAGTGGTGCGACGTGTGATCAAGGACGATGGCGATCGTCCTCGACTGGCAATTGAAGCCGAAGTAACGCTCGGTCAACCTCTTGTCGCTCCCCCTGGGTCCACCGGGGACACGGTCATCCTTGCCACCGCCGACGGCTGGATTCGAGCACTCGCCTCTCGAGACCTCAGTCCGGCAGGTGCCTGGGAGCTTGACGCTCCCGTCGCGCTTGGGCCCTATACAGACCTCGATTCCGGAACGGTTTTCGTTGCAGACGCCTCCGGCAAGGTCATCGCGTTCGGTCTCGGTGGAGAGCGTCTTTGGACCATTGATTTGGAGGGAGATACCTTATCAGGCGCTCCCATCATCGAGGGCGAAGATGTCTGGCTCTTGACGCTTGGGGGAACGCTGCACCTTCGATCTCGAACCGACGGAATGCCACTGAATCGGTTCGAACTGACACCTTTGCCTGCAAGCGGACCAAGACCGATTGATCATTCGATGGTCATTCCCTCCTCGCCAGGAACTCTCCGATTGCTCCGCTCCTCAGATAATCAGGATGCGGCGAATTGA
- a CDS encoding AtpZ/AtpI family protein: MTGPLQHRAEVFRLPSPSSPSPVSAGFIWAYRISTLGLEFSLPAVAGFALDRRWGTAPTATLVGACLGFLLGMFHMVRLASSTRSNGSRG; this comes from the coding sequence GTGACTGGCCCCTTGCAACATAGGGCCGAGGTGTTCCGGTTGCCTTCCCCTTCATCCCCGAGTCCCGTATCGGCTGGGTTTATCTGGGCGTATCGGATCTCGACGTTAGGTCTTGAGTTCTCCTTGCCCGCGGTGGCAGGATTCGCTCTCGATCGACGTTGGGGGACCGCACCGACGGCGACTCTCGTGGGAGCGTGCCTGGGCTTTCTCCTTGGCATGTTTCACATGGTTCGGCTTGCCTCCTCAACCCGATCGAACGGATCGCGTGGGTGA
- the atpE gene encoding ATP synthase F0 subunit C — MSFAKIAAPILVFTAALLVPAIASFGQDGSAAVSFQAESAEDAARIASAASAKGAFADSRALGAGLVIIGAGFGIGLLTRSAVESMARQPETAGNVQTAMIISAALIEGVSFFALIIIGFILSAY; from the coding sequence ATGTCCTTCGCGAAGATCGCCGCCCCGATTCTGGTCTTCACCGCCGCCCTGCTGGTCCCGGCTATTGCCTCGTTTGGCCAGGACGGCTCGGCCGCCGTGTCCTTCCAGGCTGAATCGGCTGAGGATGCAGCTCGGATCGCAAGTGCCGCTTCTGCCAAAGGTGCGTTCGCGGACTCTCGAGCGTTGGGTGCCGGTCTGGTGATTATTGGTGCCGGTTTCGGAATCGGTTTGCTGACCCGGTCGGCCGTGGAAAGTATGGCCCGTCAACCGGAAACCGCTGGTAATGTTCAGACCGCGATGATTATCTCGGCCGCGTTGATTGAAGGTGTCTCCTTCTTTGCCTTGATTATCATCGGTTTCATTCTTTCCGCGTACTGA
- the atpH gene encoding ATP synthase F1 subunit delta, with protein sequence MSSEESSPDVRGTVFDEGTEAVSQSYATALLNVAATTNETEVILGELDEFVTDIFQNQPVFASLLSEGITDQQRRDQLLVSTFEGRAHPTLLNFLRVLNRRGRLGLVPMIARIARTIWHRQNHRIPVTVRSAVPLDSEQRELLQERLVSLAGGANPMITEEVQPDLIGGLVVQIGDQLYDASIQNQLRRMHEVLLRSRAGELRTRMDLVVD encoded by the coding sequence ATGAGCAGCGAGGAGTCATCTCCCGATGTTCGAGGGACCGTTTTCGACGAAGGTACCGAAGCGGTCTCTCAGAGTTATGCGACCGCACTGCTCAATGTTGCAGCAACCACCAACGAGACCGAAGTCATCCTGGGCGAACTCGATGAGTTCGTCACTGATATTTTTCAAAACCAGCCCGTCTTTGCGAGCTTGTTGTCCGAGGGAATCACAGATCAACAGCGTCGTGATCAACTGCTGGTTTCGACATTTGAAGGCCGAGCTCACCCGACACTTTTGAATTTTCTCAGGGTCTTGAACCGCCGGGGTCGTCTCGGCCTGGTCCCCATGATTGCCCGAATCGCTCGGACCATCTGGCATCGGCAAAATCATCGCATTCCTGTAACCGTTCGATCTGCCGTTCCACTCGATTCCGAGCAGCGCGAATTACTTCAAGAACGCCTGGTTTCCCTGGCCGGGGGAGCGAATCCCATGATCACCGAGGAGGTTCAGCCAGACCTCATCGGCGGCCTGGTGGTCCAAATCGGCGACCAACTCTACGATGCATCGATCCAGAATCAATTGCGACGCATGCACGAGGTTTTGCTCCGCAGTCGAGCCGGAGAGCTTCGTACTCGCATGGATCTCGTGGTCGATTGA